One Prunus dulcis chromosome 8, ALMONDv2, whole genome shotgun sequence DNA window includes the following coding sequences:
- the LOC117638075 gene encoding uncharacterized protein LOC117638075 gives MGSHYFAQALAMVLIASMLAVGLANKDWQQGNYTGWGFGHGLNETKGPNKITVGGSENWHYGFDYKQWAWKNGPFYINDTLVFKYDPPNDTTRPHSVYLFQNPWSFMKCDLSQAKMVGKPTQGGGKGFEFVLKRWQPYYFACGEHNGLHCKDGLMRFVVFPMFRGWNY, from the exons ATGGGTTCCCATTATTTTGCACAAGCCCTAGCAATGGTGCTAATTGCTTCAATGCTGGCAGTCGGCTTAGCCAATAAGGATTGGCAACAAGGCAACTACACTGGTTGGGGTTTCGGCCATGGCCTCAACGAGACCAAAGGACCCAACAAAATCACAGTTGGTGGGTCGGAAAACTGGCATTACGGATTTGACTACAAACAATGGGCTTGGAAGAATGGCCCATTTTACATCAATGACACTCTAG TTTTCAAGTATGATCCACCAAATGACACCACACGTCCTCATAGCGTGTACTTGTTCCAAAACCCTTGGAGCTTCATGAAGTGTGATTTAAGCCAAGCCAAGATGGTGGGAAAACCGACACAAGGAGGTGGAAAAGGCTTTGAGTTTGTGCTCAAGAGGTGGCAGCCTTACTACTTCGCTTGCGGCGAGCACAACGGCCTCCATTGTAAGGACGGACTGATGAGGTTCGTCGTCTTCCCAATGTTTCGCGGCTGGAATTACTGA
- the LOC117638213 gene encoding uncharacterized protein LOC117638213, whose translation MGSHYFAQALAMVLVASMLAVGSANKDWQHGNYTGWGFNHGLNETKGPNKITVGGSENWRYGFDYKQWAWKNGPFYINDTLVFKYDPPNDTTRPHSVYLFQNPWSFMKCDLSQAKMVGKPTQGGGKGFEFVLKSWQPYYFACGEYNGLHCKDGLMRFAVFPMFRGWHY comes from the exons ATGGGTTCCCATTATTTTGCACAAGCCCTAGCTATGGTGCTAGTTGCTTCAATGCTGGCAGTTGGCTCAGCCAACAAGGATTGGCAACATGGAAACTACACTGGTTGGGGTTTCAACCATGGCCTCAACGAGACCAAAGGACCCAACAAAATCACAGTTGGTGGGTCGGAAAACTGGCGTTACGGATTTGACTACAAACAATGGGCTTGGAAGAATGGCCCATTTTACATCAATGACACTCTAG TTTTCAAGTATGATCCTCCAAATGACACCACACGTCCTCACAGCGTGTACTTGTTCCAAAACCCTTGGAGCTTCATGAAGTGTGATTTAAGCCAAGCCAAGATGGTGGGAAAACCGACACAAGGAGGTGGAAAAGGCTTTGAGTTTGTGCTCAAGAGTTGGCAGCCTTACTACTTCGCTTGCGGCGAGTACAATGGCCTCCATTGTAAGGACGGACTGATGAGGTTCGCCGTCTTCCCAATGTTTCGCGGCTGGCATTACTGA
- the LOC117637053 gene encoding peptidyl-prolyl cis-trans isomerase CYP40: protein MGRPRCFLDISIGEELEGRIVVELYNDAVPKTAENFRALCTGEKGIGPNTGAPLHYKGVRFHRVIKGFMIQGGDISAGDGTGGESIYGLKFEDENFELKHERKGMLSMANSGQDTNGSQFFITTTRTSHLDGKHVVFGKVVKGMGVVRSIEHITTADSDCPNVDVIIVDCGEIPEGEDDGVSNLFKDGDIYPDWPADIDESPIDLSWWMTSVESIKAFGNEYYKKQDYKMALKKYRKSLRYLDICWEKDGIDEERSSSLRKTKSQIFTNSSACKLKLGDLKGALLDTDFAMRDGEDNVKALFRQGQAYMALNDIDAAVESFKRALDLEPTDAGIKKELAAAKKKISDRRDKEKKAYSKMFQK, encoded by the exons ATGGGAAGGCCAAGGTGCTTTCTTGACATTAGCATAGGAGAAGAACTTGAAGGCCGGATAGTGGTGGAGCTTTACAATGATGCGGTGCCTAAAACCGCCGAGAATTTCAGAGCTCTCTGTACTGGTGAGAAGGGCATTGGACCAAACACTGGTGCTCCTCTCCATTACAAG GGAGTTCGTTTTCATCGTGTTATCAAAGGTTTTATGATTCAAGGGGGTGATATTTCTGCTGGAGATGGTACTGGGGGAGAATCTATATATGGATTGAAATTTGaggatgaaaattttgaattgaaacaCGAAAGGAAAGGCATGTTATCGATGGCTAATTCTGGTCAGGACACCAATGGGTCTCAGTTTTTCATCACAACAACTCGCACTTCTCATCTAGATGGGAAACATGTTGTTTTTGGGAAGGTAGTTAAAGGAATGGGAGTTGTCCGTTCAATTGAGCACATAACCACTGCTGATAGTGATTGTCCCAATGTTGATGTTATAATTGTGGATTGTGGAGAAATTCCTGAGGGGGAAGATGACGGAGTTTCTAATCTTTTCAAAGATGGTGATATTTATCCTGATTGGCCAGCTGATATTGATGAGAGTCCTATTGATCTTTCTTGGTGGATGACCTCTGTAGAGTCAATTAAGGCTTTTGGTAATGAATATTATAAG AAACAAGACTATAAAATGGCTCTTAAAAAGTACCGAAAGTCTTTGCGCTATCTGGATATTTGCTGGGAGAAAGATGGAATTGATGAAG AGAGGAGTTCAAGTTTGAGAAAGACCAAGTCACAGATTTTCACAAACAGCTCT GCTTGTAAGTTGAAATTGGGGGACCTGAAAGGAGCACTGTTAGACACCGACTTTGCAATGAGGGATGGAGAAGATAATGTTAAGGCTTTGTTTCGCCAAGGTCAG GCATACATGGCGCTTAATGATATTGATGCTGCAGTTGAAAGCTTCAAAAGGGCATTGGATCTGGAGCCAACTGATG CTGGAATAAAGAAGGAGCTTGCCGCTGCAAAGAAGAAG ATTTCTGATAGACGTGATAAGGAGAAGAAGGCCTACAGCAAGATGTTCCAAAAGTAG
- the LOC117637162 gene encoding uncharacterized protein LOC117637162 — protein MGSHYLAQALAMVLIASMLAVGLANKDWQHGNYTGWGFNRGLNETKGPNKITVGGSENWHYGFDYKQWAWKNGPFYINDTLVFKYDPPNDTTRPHSVYLFQNPWSFMKCDLSQAKMVGKPTQGGGKGFEFVLKRWQPYYFACGEHNGLHCKDGLMRFVVFPMFRGWNY, from the exons ATGGGTTCCCATTATTTGGCACAAGCCCTAGCAATGGTGCTAATTGCTTCAATGCTGGCAGTCGGCTTAGCCAATAAGGATTGGCAACATGGCAACTACACTGGTTGGGGTTTCAACCGTGGCCTCAACGAGACCAAAGGACCCAACAAAATCACTGTTGGTGGGTCGGAAAACTGGCATTACGGATTTGACTACAAACAATGGGCTTGGAAGAATGGCCCATTTTACATCAATGACACTCTAG TTTTCAAGTATGATCCACCAAATGACACCACACGTCCTCATAGCGTGTACTTGTTCCAAAACCCTTGGAGCTTCATGAAGTGTGATTTAAGCCAAGCCAAGATGGTGGGAAAACCGACACAAGGAGGTGGAAAGGGCTTTGAGTTTGTGCTCAAGAGGTGGCAACCTTACTACTTCGCTTGCGGCGAGCACAACGGCCTCCATTGTAAGGACGGACTGATGAGGTTCGTCGTCTTCCCAATGTTTCGCGGCTGGAATTACTGA
- the LOC117637498 gene encoding armadillo repeat-containing protein 6, whose amino-acid sequence MGPPKNAVRSISQEAFDEVVKENMDDLGMDPTEALQDAIQTLTLQGVDLSGIVTCVPGEGSVKDNPVIHCLDRLNQLNAGPSNQIDDETVELLNKLTELCNSEGSGNAAIASRNGGVEIICSICSKVQKGCEHAIVSALKALAFLLHDLQSRETFRASDGPKLVVGSITDGFENIDILSSGFAVIAAAATGNEVLKELFVELKIEELILRVLSVKREASIQSVYDAIWVLLTPDDNRVLASQVFGYARKFAKIGIARALVDSIRAGLSSSSLVSASIALKAVAVNDEICTSISENGGVDAVLVCIDDSSEQGNKTVAKVCCSLLCKLAGSDANKTAIVEKKGMDRLIKLSARFFDDPSVLQEIMAVISVLSLRSPENAARAIEAGAGELALQAMQKFPAAQQMQKNSCLMIRNLVARNAANRTLLLNSGVEKHIRVAKQNHVSCKEAATDALRDLGLDDYNV is encoded by the exons ATGGGCCCACCGAAGAACGCGGTCCGTTCGATCTCTCAGGAGGCCTTCGACGAGGTGGTGAAGGAGAACATGGACGATCTCGGCATGGACCCCACCGAGGCCCTCCAAGATGCCATCCAAACCCTAACTCTCCAGGGCGTTGATCTCTCTG GGATTGTCACCTGTGTCCCGGGAGAGGGTAGTGTGAAGGACAACCCTGTGATACATTGTTTGGATAGATTGAACCAGTTGAATGCCGGTCCAAGCAATCAAATCGACGATGAGACGGTGGAGTTACTTAATAAACTTACAGAGCTCTGTAATTCCGAAGGTTCTGGAAATGCAGCAATTGCCTCTAGAAATGGAGGGGTTGAAATAATTTGTTCTATATGTTCTAAGGTTCAAAAGGGGTGCGAACATGCTATTGTTTCGGCTTTGAAGGCATTGGCTTTTTTGCTTCATG ATTTACAAAGTAGAGAAACGTTTAGGGCAAGTGATGGACCAAAGCTTGTTGTGGGTAGTATAACTGATGGATTTGAGAATATAGACATATTGAGTAGTGGTTTTGCTGTCATTGCTGCGGCTGCAACGGGTAATGAGGTTCTAAAAGAGCTATTCGTAGAGCTGAAGATTGAGGAGCTCATTCTGCGAGTATTGAGTGTAAAAAGGGAAGCCAGCATTCAGAGCGTATATGATGCTATATGGGTTCTCTTAACACCTGATGATAATCGCGTTTTGGCTTCGCAA GTCTTTGGTTATGCCCGGAAATTTGCCAAAATTGGAATTGCCAGAGCTCTAGTTGACTCAATACGTGCAGGGCTTAGCTCATCTAGTCTTGTTTCAGCAAGCATCGCTTTGAAGGCTGTTGCTGTCAAT GATGAAATATGCACCTCCATTTCCGAAAATGGTGGAGTTGATGCTGTTCTCGTATGTATTGATGACAGCAGTGAACAAGGCAACAAGACCGTTGCTAAAGTTTGCTGTTCTTTGCTCTGCAAG TTGGCAGGAAGTGACGCAAATAAGACAGCCATTGTTGAGAAGAAGGGTATGGATAGGCTAATTAAACTGTCGGCTAGATTTTTTGATGACCCATCTGTCCTGCAAGAG ATCATGGCTGTTATTTCTGTACTCTCCTTAAGGTCCCCAGAAAATGCTGCACGTGCCATTGAAGCTGGGGCTGGAGAACTTGCCCTACAAGCTATGCAGAAGTTTCCTGCAGCACAGCAAATGCAGAAGAATTCCTGTCTCATGATCCGGAATCTGGTAGCAAGAAATGCAGCCAACAG AACTCTTCTGCTCAATAGCGGTGTTGAGAAACACATAAGGGTGGCCAAGCAAAACCATGTAAGTTGTAAGGAAGCCGCTACTGACGCACTAAGGGATCTCGGACTTGATGATTACAACGTTTGA